The following DNA comes from Verrucomicrobiales bacterium.
CCAACCAAACCGCAACCCACGATGGGGTTGACCACGAAGTGGTCCGAAGAGGCTTATAGTTCACTCGTGTGAATTCTATGGCGTTTTCCCCAGGGTAGCTCGTTCCTCCCAACCCTGGGCTTTGAAGCGCAATCCCGTTGGGATAGGGACCGAAGCATTCCGAACTTGTGGGTAATGCTTAGAGACCCCTACCGCTTTGACTTTCCCAGCGGAGCTGGGATCCCCCTCCGGGGGTGCCGAAAAGCTGTAGAGGGCTACAGCACTCCATAATCACGGCGGCTCCTCCAATCGGGTAAGTACCCTCAGTCGGCCCGGCCTTCGCAAATCCTTCTGCAGATCTGTGGGGTCCTCGTGTTCCGTGGGCCCTATGTCCCCGCTTCGATTTCCGAGGGCCGGCTTCGAACCTGACGTGATCTTCTTTGGCCGCAGAAGGCCCTGAATTGGCTAAAAAACGAAGAGGTGATCAAAATGCAACACTTTGATTACTAAGAACTACCTTGTTCATACTCGCCAGAAAACGCTTTCAACACGGAAGTTAAGGAGGTGTCAAAAAACTCTTTTCGTAGATGGCAAGCACGCTGCTTAAGGGGGCATGCCGCATTCAATGAACAAATTGAAGCACATCGAGAACGTCGCGACTATCCCCCTGAGGGAGACGCGCCTTCATACCAAGCCGGTTTCGTTCGTGCCGCGGCGATTGAACTCCAACCCCCGTCTTGGTTAAGCGCCTATGAAAAAAATCGAAGCCATTATCAAACCTTTCAAGCTCGAGGAGGTAAAGGATGCCCTCAGCGAAGTCGGCATTGAGGGAATGACCGTTACCGAAGTCAAAGGCTTCGGCCGCCAGAAGGGTCACACTGAGATCTACCGCGGCAGCGAATACACGGTCGACTTTCTCCCGAAGATCAAACTCGAGCTGGTCATCAGCGACGGGCAGGTATCCTCGGCAGTGACGGCGATTATCAAGGCCGCCAAAACAGGGAAGATTGGCGACGGTAAAATTTTTGTAAGCCCGGTGGAGGAAGCCGTGCGCATTAGAACTGAGGAGAAAGGAGAAGCAGCCGTCTGAAGCTCGCTCAGCTAGAACCACACTATCCCAATGATACCAATGAAAAAGTCTCTCTCTCTACTGGCCTTGCTGGCCTTCGCCCTGTTCGCCTCGTTCACCGCATCCGCCGCCGATCCTGCGCCTCCGTCCATCGAAGACCGCTTGGCCGATATCGAGGCGTATATGAACAACACGGCTCGACAAACCAACGCCCCCTCGAACATCGCCGGACCTGGCCCGGGACATAACGCCTGGCAGATGGTGTCCACCGCCTTGGTCTTGTTCATGACGCTTCCCGGTCTTGCCCTTTTCTACGGCGGCTTGGTGCGCCGCAAAAATGTGCTGTCCGTGCTCGCCCAGTGCATGGGCATTGCCGGTTTGGTGACGATCCTCTGGTGGCTGTGCGGCTACAGCTTCTCGTTCTCGGGCTCCAATCCCTTCTACGGAGATCTCGGCAACGCCATGTTCCAAGGACTTGAACCGGGCAAGGTCGGTGCCGGCTATCACTGGATCAGTGATATGATGTGGGCAATGTTCCAGCTGACCTTCGCCATCATCACTCCCGCGCTGATCATCGGCGCCATCGCCGAACGCATGAAGTTCTCCGCGGTCCTGCTCTTCGTGGCGCTCTGGATGTTCGTGGTTTACTTCCCGCTCGCCCACATGGTGTGGGCCACTTCCGGTTTCATGTGCGGTGCGCTGAACCCGAATGCGGGCATCAAGGCTCTCGACTTCGCTGGTGGAACGGTGGTCCATATGAGCTCCGGTTGGAGCGCTCTGGTCCTCTGCATCATCCTCGGCAAGCGCGTTGGCTTCGGCAAGGTTCCGATGCCTCCGCACAGCATGGTGATGTGTATGATCGGCACTGGCATGCTCTGGGTGGGTTGGTACGGGTTTAACGCCGGCTCCGCTCTCGGCGCCGATGCCATCGCTTCCAATGCCTTCACGACCACAACGCTCGCCGCTGCGACCGCCGGGTTCGTCTGGGCGATGACGGAATGGTTGATGCGCGGCAAGCCCAGCGTCCTCGGTTTCTGCTCCGGCATCGTGGCGGGTCTCGTGGTGGTAACTCCGGCGTGCGGTTTCATCAACACGAACGGCGCCATGGTGATCGGTGTTCTCGCGGGCATCATCCCTTACATCGCGGTGGCTAAGCTCAAGGCCTGGCTCGGCTATGACGACGCCTTGGATACCTTCGGTGTTCACGGTGTGGGTGGCACGCTCGGCGCTTTGCTCACCGGCATCCTGGCCGATGAAAAGGCCAACTCGGTGGTGGCCGGTGTCAAAGACGGGCTGCTCATGGCCCAGATCAAAGCGATCGTGGTCACCTTGGTCCTGTCGGTGGTGGCCACCGCTGTCATCGCGTTCATCGTGAAGGCGGTTGTGGGTCTGCGGCCGAGCGAAGAGGTTGAGACCGCGGGTCTCGATCTGGCTGAACACGGCGAAGAAGGTTACCACGGCTAAGCCGCGGCCTTCGATCGCTGGAGTGGTTTTCACCACGCCGCGCCAATAATGACGGTCCGTGAACCGTCCTTGGCGCGGCGTGTGTCTTTTTTGGGCTGGCACCAAACACCGTCGGCGCGAGAGCACGCCTGTTGTGAGATGCCGAGACTTATGGGATCGCGCCGACGGCGTTTGCTGGTAGGATGCACTGCGTGCGGAGGTATGCCTTGGGAATCGCAGGACGTGCTCTCCATGAACCAAGCCTCGTTACCTCGGCCCCTACACTCAGGACTGTAGGGGACAACGTAAGGAGTCCTTGGGGCCGCCTATTGCTCTCGCGCCACAACGAATTTCGATTCTTCACTCAAGGGTCTTCTGTCTTCCCGCACGCAGTGCCTCCTAGCCCTTGAAGGGGTCCGGCCCACTCATGCGCGCCGGCAGATAGAGAGTAAACACCGACCCGCGCCCAACCTCGGAGTGCACATGCAGGCCGCCTCGGCTTTCCTTCAGCAGCCGTCGCACAATGCACAATCCCAGGCCGGCGCCCTTGCCGGAAGGCTGTCCGGAGAAGTAGGGCTCGAAGATGCGCTCCAGGACGTTCGGAGCGATGCCCGGGCCGTTGTCTGTCACCGAAAGCGCCATCAAGGGCGTGATATTCTGAAACTCTTCCCGGTTGATAAACCGCTCGTTCTCATTGTCGTTGAAGAGGGAGATGTCGAGCGGCTTTAACAGGACCTGCCCGCGTACTTCCACCACATGACGCTCGCGTGAGCACTGCAGCCCGTTGATCGTGATGTTCAACAGCATTTGGATGAGGTCGGTGCCATTCAATAGCACCATCACATCCTTGGGCAGGGGACGAATTTGCAGCTCATGTCCGCGGGCATCGGGCAGCGCGCGCACCAGATCGCCCAGGTCGGTCAGGATCTGGTTCACCCACACCTTGCCCGATTCCTGAGAGTTGGGCGTGAGCAACCGAAGATAGCGTCGCGAGATTTCAATGCAGTTGGTCACCTGCCGGGTGACGCGGCGCATGCGATCCTTGATGACTTCCAGGTCCTCGCCATGAACGGAAGACTCCTGGCTGAGTCGCTGATTGATAATCTGGACCAATCCCGAAATGATGGTGAGCGGACCGTTGATGTCGTGGATGATGCTCGCGTAGATCTCGCCCCGTGTGCGCATCGTCTCCTCCTTCACCTTCAAGGCATGGACCTGTTCGCGAATCTCTTCCAGCCGCTGAATGTTGTCTTGGACCTCCTTATTTGTGGTCCGACGCAGCATCGCCGTCGACAGCACCGAGCGAATCTGCTTCACGTCGAAGGGCTTGTTTAGATAGTCGCAGGCGCGAAGTCGCAGAGCCTTGCGCAGATATTCGGGCGTCTCATAAGCGGTGAGCATCACCACTTCGATGGTCGGATCGAGCTGGCGAACCTCCTCCAGGAGCTCCAGACCAGTCATGCCTGGCATGCGGATATCCAGGATCGCGACATCGACGCTTTGCGTCTTCAGCAGCTCCAAGGCACCGCGAGCGCTGGACGCCACGAAGATCTGGTAGTCCTCCTGGAACACGAGCCGCAGCGACTCCCGCGGGCCTTCTTCGTCATCAAC
Coding sequences within:
- a CDS encoding P-II family nitrogen regulator, producing MKKIEAIIKPFKLEEVKDALSEVGIEGMTVTEVKGFGRQKGHTEIYRGSEYTVDFLPKIKLELVISDGQVSSAVTAIIKAAKTGKIGDGKIFVSPVEEAVRIRTEEKGEAAV
- a CDS encoding ammonium transporter; translated protein: MKKSLSLLALLAFALFASFTASAADPAPPSIEDRLADIEAYMNNTARQTNAPSNIAGPGPGHNAWQMVSTALVLFMTLPGLALFYGGLVRRKNVLSVLAQCMGIAGLVTILWWLCGYSFSFSGSNPFYGDLGNAMFQGLEPGKVGAGYHWISDMMWAMFQLTFAIITPALIIGAIAERMKFSAVLLFVALWMFVVYFPLAHMVWATSGFMCGALNPNAGIKALDFAGGTVVHMSSGWSALVLCIILGKRVGFGKVPMPPHSMVMCMIGTGMLWVGWYGFNAGSALGADAIASNAFTTTTLAAATAGFVWAMTEWLMRGKPSVLGFCSGIVAGLVVVTPACGFINTNGAMVIGVLAGIIPYIAVAKLKAWLGYDDALDTFGVHGVGGTLGALLTGILADEKANSVVAGVKDGLLMAQIKAIVVTLVLSVVATAVIAFIVKAVVGLRPSEEVETAGLDLAEHGEEGYHG
- a CDS encoding response regulator, with product MPTPLPLESRNELGATAVLTDHREPAPPRPAILPRLLIVDDEEGPRESLRLVFQEDYQIFVASSARGALELLKTQSVDVAILDIRMPGMTGLELLEEVRQLDPTIEVVMLTAYETPEYLRKALRLRACDYLNKPFDVKQIRSVLSTAMLRRTTNKEVQDNIQRLEEIREQVHALKVKEETMRTRGEIYASIIHDINGPLTIISGLVQIINQRLSQESSVHGEDLEVIKDRMRRVTRQVTNCIEISRRYLRLLTPNSQESGKVWVNQILTDLGDLVRALPDARGHELQIRPLPKDVMVLLNGTDLIQMLLNITINGLQCSRERHVVEVRGQVLLKPLDISLFNDNENERFINREEFQNITPLMALSVTDNGPGIAPNVLERIFEPYFSGQPSGKGAGLGLCIVRRLLKESRGGLHVHSEVGRGSVFTLYLPARMSGPDPFKG